In Streptomyces sp. NBC_01551, one DNA window encodes the following:
- a CDS encoding pyruvate dehydrogenase, which produces MAKQNVAEQFVDILVRAGVRRMYGVVGDSLNPIVDAIRRTGGIDWIQVRHEETAAFAAGAEAQITGSLAACAGSCGPGNLHLINGLYDAHRSMAHVLALASHIPSGEIGLGYFQETHPDRLFTECSHYSELISNPRQMPRVLQSAIQHAIGRGGVSVVSLPGDIASQPAPEKTVEHALVTARPTVRPGDGEIEKLVRLIDEADRVTLFCGSGTAGAHAEVMEFAGRVKAPVGHALRGKEWIQYDNPYDVGMSGLLGYGAAYEATHECDLLILLGTDFPYNAFLPDDVKIVQVDIRPEHLGRRSQLDLAVWGDVRETLRVLNTRVKAKTDRRFLDRMLKKHADALEGVVKAYTRKVEKHTPIHPEYVAAVLDELADDDAVFTVDTGMCNVWAARYLSPNGKRRIIGSFSHGSMANALPQAIGAQFTDRNRQVVSMSGDGGFSMLMGDFLTLVQYDLPVKVVLFNNSSLGMVELEMLVSGLPSYGTTNKNPDFAAIARAAGAYGVRVEKPKQLTAALKDAFRHKGPALVDVVTDPNALSIPPRISAEMVTGFALSASKIVLDGGVGRMIQMARSNLRNVPLP; this is translated from the coding sequence ATGGCCAAGCAGAACGTGGCGGAGCAGTTCGTCGACATCCTCGTGCGCGCGGGCGTGCGGCGGATGTACGGAGTCGTCGGCGACAGCCTGAACCCGATCGTCGACGCGATCCGCCGAACGGGTGGAATCGACTGGATCCAGGTCCGGCACGAGGAGACGGCCGCCTTCGCGGCCGGCGCCGAGGCCCAGATCACCGGCTCGCTCGCGGCCTGCGCGGGCTCCTGCGGGCCCGGAAACCTGCACCTCATCAACGGCCTCTACGACGCCCACCGCTCGATGGCCCACGTCCTCGCACTCGCCTCGCACATCCCCTCCGGCGAGATCGGCCTCGGCTACTTCCAGGAGACCCACCCCGACCGGCTGTTCACCGAGTGCAGCCACTACAGCGAGCTGATCTCGAACCCGCGGCAGATGCCCCGGGTGCTCCAGAGCGCCATCCAGCACGCCATCGGCCGCGGCGGCGTCAGCGTGGTGTCCCTGCCCGGGGACATCGCCTCGCAGCCCGCGCCCGAGAAGACCGTCGAGCACGCGCTCGTCACCGCGCGGCCCACGGTGCGGCCCGGCGACGGGGAGATCGAGAAGCTGGTCCGGCTGATCGACGAGGCGGACCGGGTCACCCTGTTCTGCGGCAGCGGCACCGCCGGGGCGCACGCGGAGGTGATGGAGTTCGCCGGCCGGGTCAAGGCCCCCGTCGGGCACGCGCTGCGCGGCAAGGAATGGATCCAGTACGACAATCCCTACGACGTCGGCATGAGCGGGCTGCTCGGCTACGGCGCGGCCTACGAGGCCACCCACGAGTGCGACCTGCTGATCCTGCTGGGCACGGACTTCCCGTACAACGCCTTCCTGCCCGACGATGTGAAGATCGTCCAGGTGGACATCCGGCCCGAACACCTCGGCAGGCGCTCCCAGCTGGACCTCGCCGTGTGGGGCGACGTCCGCGAGACCCTGCGCGTCCTGAACACCCGGGTGAAGGCCAAGACCGACCGCCGCTTCCTCGACCGGATGCTGAAGAAGCACGCGGACGCGCTGGAGGGCGTGGTCAAGGCGTACACCCGCAAGGTGGAGAAGCACACGCCGATCCACCCCGAGTACGTGGCCGCCGTGCTGGACGAACTGGCCGACGACGACGCCGTGTTCACCGTCGACACCGGCATGTGCAATGTGTGGGCCGCGCGCTATCTTTCCCCGAACGGCAAGCGCCGCATCATCGGCTCCTTCAGCCACGGCTCCATGGCCAATGCCCTCCCGCAGGCCATCGGGGCACAGTTCACCGACCGGAACCGTCAAGTGGTCTCGATGTCCGGCGATGGCGGTTTCTCGATGCTGATGGGAGATTTCCTCACCCTGGTGCAGTACGACCTGCCCGTCAAAGTGGTCCTCTTCAACAACTCATCGCTCGGCATGGTCGAGTTGGAAATGCTGGTTTCCGGCCTTCCTTCGTACGGGACGACGAACAAGAACCCGGATTTCGCCGCGATCGCCCGCGCGGCGGGTGCCTACGGGGTCCGGGTGGAAAAGCCCAAGCAGCTCACAGCGGCTTTGAAGGACGCTTTCCGGCACAAGGGGCCGGCTCTGGTGGACGTGGTCACGGACCCCAACGCATTGTCCATTCCCCCCAGGATCAGCGCCGAAATGGTGACCGGGTTCGCACTTTCCGCCAGCAAGATCGTGCTGGACGGCGGGGTGGGCCGCATGATCCAGATGGCTCGATCCAACCTCCGAAACGTGCCCCTCCCCTGA
- a CDS encoding ATP-binding protein, which translates to MDGDGADAVDTLEMSRSLRRADLKAVGEVRRALRELMRHRCRSDTAEAAELLITEVVTNALVHTEQGAEVSASLAAGRLRVEVRDYAARRPRPHVPTADDGTHGRGLVLVQALADAWGVDAPARGGGKVVWFELAGACEAGPA; encoded by the coding sequence ATGGACGGGGACGGGGCGGACGCGGTGGACACGCTGGAGATGAGCCGCAGTCTGCGCCGGGCCGATTTGAAGGCCGTGGGCGAAGTGCGGCGGGCGTTACGGGAGTTGATGCGCCACCGGTGCCGCTCGGATACCGCCGAGGCGGCGGAGCTGCTGATCACCGAGGTCGTCACCAACGCCCTGGTCCACACCGAGCAGGGCGCGGAGGTGTCCGCCAGTCTCGCCGCCGGCCGGCTGCGGGTGGAGGTCAGGGACTACGCCGCCCGCCGGCCCCGGCCGCACGTACCGACCGCCGACGACGGTACGCACGGCAGGGGTCTGGTCCTCGTACAGGCGCTCGCCGACGCGTGGGGCGTGGACGCGCCCGCGCGCGGCGGCGGCAAGGTGGTGTGGTTCGAGCTGGCCGGAGCGTGCGAAGCGGGGCCCGCCTGA
- a CDS encoding DUF2637 domain-containing protein, with protein MRLTDISLDWLLPGSLLILGVLAAVAVLARGKRDGEKAAAEDSWERSEERRRRKEAVYGTASYVLLFCCAAVAAALSFHGLVGFGRQNLNLSGGWEYLVPFGLDGAAMFCSVLAVREASHGDAALGSRMLVWLFAGAAAWFNWVHAPRGLGHDGAPQFFAGMSLSAAVLFDRALKQTRRAALREQGLIPRPLPQIRMVRWLRAPRETFGAWSLMLLEGVRTLDEAVDEVREDKREKEQDRHRRRDQNRLDRARIKALGRQHRAFGRSRGRQVELPGLTSQAGSAPVGAEPAISEAGQLPLRRRPSLQAVNAAESLDPAGPRTVDLTAEDDTQTIPRLDSLERKLKDLEQQFG; from the coding sequence ATGAGACTGACCGACATATCGCTGGACTGGCTGCTGCCCGGCAGCCTGCTGATCCTGGGCGTACTTGCGGCAGTGGCGGTACTGGCCCGGGGCAAGCGGGACGGCGAGAAGGCCGCGGCCGAGGACAGCTGGGAACGCAGCGAGGAACGGCGCCGCCGCAAGGAAGCCGTGTACGGAACCGCCTCGTACGTCCTGCTCTTCTGCTGCGCGGCGGTCGCAGCGGCGCTCTCCTTCCACGGACTGGTCGGCTTCGGCCGGCAGAACCTGAACCTCTCCGGCGGCTGGGAGTACCTGGTCCCGTTCGGTCTCGACGGCGCGGCCATGTTCTGCTCGGTGCTCGCCGTCCGCGAGGCCAGCCACGGCGACGCGGCCCTCGGATCCCGCATGCTGGTCTGGCTGTTCGCGGGCGCCGCCGCCTGGTTCAACTGGGTGCACGCCCCGCGCGGCCTCGGCCACGACGGGGCACCGCAGTTCTTCGCCGGGATGTCGCTCTCGGCGGCCGTCCTGTTCGACCGGGCCCTGAAGCAGACCCGCCGGGCGGCGCTGCGCGAACAGGGCCTGATTCCGCGGCCGTTGCCGCAGATCCGGATGGTCCGCTGGCTGCGGGCACCCCGCGAGACCTTCGGCGCGTGGTCGCTCATGCTGCTGGAGGGCGTCCGCACCCTGGACGAGGCCGTCGACGAGGTACGGGAGGACAAGCGCGAGAAGGAGCAGGACCGGCACCGCAGGCGCGACCAGAACCGGCTGGACCGGGCGCGCATCAAGGCGCTGGGCCGCCAGCACCGGGCGTTCGGGCGTTCGCGCGGCCGCCAGGTCGAGCTGCCGGGGCTGACCTCCCAAGCGGGCTCCGCGCCGGTCGGCGCGGAGCCGGCCATATCGGAAGCGGGACAGCTGCCCCTGCGACGCCGGCCCTCCCTGCAGGCCGTGAACGCGGCCGAATCCCTTGATCCGGCCGGTCCCCGGACGGTGGACCTCACCGCCGAGGACGACACCCAGACGATCCCCCGACTCGACTCACTGGAACGCAAACTCAAGGACCTGGAGCAGCAGTTCGGCTGA
- a CDS encoding (2Fe-2S)-binding protein, with product MPVQAVTAATAVTATTALSAAYARLTEAYGGLQVIERSAHEPSPRGVGWVGADELAAGDSALDTFLEWDEAQVLRDYGQPARPDVIAGFGLHRYAWPACLLITIPWFLLRRVPRLPAAEVAFHRTLGQMAVHVESFACLPDDPAAALPGARVVPDEEALREEVRAAVAQHLGAVVEGFGPRMRRGRRALWGMVTDEVVESLWYVGHLLGEEHRAMAELEALLPGSTAPYTGGAGFRTLTGPDGEALPTRDRAGCCLFYTIRPEDTCVTCPRTRDADRVVRLTQAAAG from the coding sequence ATGCCCGTCCAGGCCGTCACCGCCGCCACGGCCGTCACCGCCACCACGGCCCTCAGCGCCGCCTACGCCCGCCTGACCGAGGCGTACGGCGGACTCCAGGTCATCGAGCGGTCCGCGCACGAACCCTCCCCTCGCGGTGTGGGGTGGGTCGGCGCGGACGAGCTCGCGGCGGGCGACAGCGCCCTGGACACCTTCCTGGAATGGGACGAGGCCCAGGTCCTGCGGGACTACGGGCAGCCGGCCCGGCCGGACGTGATCGCCGGTTTCGGGCTGCACCGGTACGCGTGGCCCGCCTGCCTGCTGATCACGATCCCGTGGTTCCTGCTCCGGCGGGTCCCCCGGCTCCCGGCCGCCGAGGTGGCCTTCCACCGGACCCTCGGCCAAATGGCCGTCCACGTCGAAAGCTTCGCCTGCCTGCCGGACGACCCGGCGGCCGCTCTCCCCGGGGCCCGTGTCGTGCCCGACGAGGAAGCGCTGCGCGAGGAGGTGCGGGCTGCGGTGGCCCAGCACCTCGGAGCCGTGGTGGAAGGTTTCGGCCCGCGGATGCGGCGCGGCCGCCGCGCCCTGTGGGGCATGGTGACCGACGAGGTCGTCGAGAGCCTCTGGTACGTCGGCCACCTGCTCGGCGAGGAGCACCGGGCCATGGCCGAGCTGGAGGCGCTGCTGCCCGGCTCGACGGCTCCGTACACGGGGGGCGCTGGCTTCCGCACCCTCACCGGTCCGGACGGCGAGGCGTTGCCCACCCGGGATCGGGCCGGGTGCTGCCTCTTCTACACGATCCGCCCCGAGGACACCTGCGTCACCTGCCCCCGTACCCGCGACGCGGACCGAGTCGTGCGGCTCACGCAGGCCGCCGCGGGCTGA
- a CDS encoding GntR family transcriptional regulator encodes MRETAQARIPAQARKVPKVLRHSVRGQVLEALRAALVAGDLVPGEIYSGPALGERFGVSATPVREAMQQLALEGAVECLPNRGFRVLARTPRALAELAEVRALLEVPVMLRLARTVPAQVWAGLRPVADATVVAAEAGDLAGYAEADRHFHREVLALAGNAELVQVAEELHRRAQWPLPGVARTPRARLVADAAQHVTLLEALIAGDLPLSDSLIHTHAHP; translated from the coding sequence GTGCGCGAAACGGCCCAGGCCAGGATCCCGGCGCAGGCGCGGAAGGTGCCGAAGGTGTTGCGCCATTCGGTGCGCGGGCAGGTCCTGGAGGCGCTGCGCGCGGCGCTGGTGGCAGGCGACCTGGTGCCGGGGGAGATCTACTCGGGCCCCGCGCTGGGGGAGCGGTTCGGGGTCTCGGCGACGCCTGTGCGGGAGGCGATGCAGCAGCTGGCCCTGGAGGGGGCGGTGGAATGCCTGCCGAACCGGGGGTTCCGGGTCCTGGCGCGGACGCCGAGGGCGCTGGCGGAGCTGGCGGAGGTACGAGCGCTGCTGGAGGTCCCGGTGATGCTGCGGCTGGCGCGGACGGTGCCGGCCCAGGTGTGGGCCGGGCTGCGGCCGGTGGCCGACGCGACGGTGGTGGCGGCCGAGGCGGGTGACCTCGCGGGGTACGCGGAGGCGGACCGGCACTTCCACCGGGAGGTCCTCGCGCTGGCGGGCAACGCGGAGCTGGTCCAGGTCGCGGAGGAACTCCACCGCCGCGCGCAATGGCCCCTCCCGGGCGTGGCCCGCACCCCGCGCGCGAGGCTCGTCGCCGACGCGGCGCAACACGTGACGCTCCTGGAGGCCCTCATCGCCGGCGACCTCCCCCTGTCCGACTCCCTGATCCACACCCACGCCCACCCGTAG
- a CDS encoding PucR family transcriptional regulator: protein MRLRALLETEALGLRLLGGEEELDRTVRGVMTTDLRDPSRYLTGGELVLTGLAWRRNSADSEPFVRILASAGVAGLAAGEAELGDIPDDLVSACVRNRLPLFAVNEDVAFATITEYVVRQVSGERAGDLAAVVDRHRRLMTSGPAGGGPDVVLDLLTTDLDLRAWVLSPTGRQIAGAGEPLAPGVCATLASEHLAAVRTGRRGPHRISIQGITYSLFPIRGHGRGAAAGPASRDVRESVLSDWLLAVEADAGDWPAERLDLLQGVTQLIAVERDRRDAARTVRRRLAQEVLELVQTGAPPAEIAARLRVAAPVLLPGLGAAPHWQVVVARVDWEGGDIPGGPVAQSLLEEILVDPSMSGPEPSDRIAVAHAGDEAIALVPLPSLLGDAGEDKGPDAALHADALLASVREPLAAGLADDGRITLGVSAAVHSAEGLRGALEEARHARRVAAARPGRVCAAGHHELASHVLLLPFVPDDVRRAFTARLLDPLRDYDRRHRAELIPTLEAFLDCDGSWTRCATRLHLHVNTLRYRVGRIEQLTGRDLSRLEDKLDFFLALRMS, encoded by the coding sequence ATGCGGCTGCGCGCACTGCTGGAAACCGAGGCGCTGGGGCTGCGGCTGCTGGGCGGCGAGGAAGAACTCGACCGGACGGTCCGCGGGGTCATGACGACCGACCTGAGGGATCCCAGCCGGTACCTCACCGGAGGCGAACTTGTCCTGACAGGGCTGGCCTGGCGAAGAAATTCAGCCGACTCCGAGCCATTCGTACGAATCCTCGCGAGCGCGGGTGTCGCGGGGCTGGCGGCGGGCGAGGCGGAGCTCGGCGACATCCCCGACGATCTGGTCTCGGCCTGTGTGCGCAACCGGCTGCCGCTGTTCGCGGTGAACGAGGACGTTGCATTCGCCACGATCACCGAATACGTCGTACGGCAGGTTTCGGGAGAGCGCGCGGGCGACCTCGCGGCCGTCGTGGACCGCCATCGCCGGCTGATGACATCGGGCCCGGCGGGCGGTGGCCCCGATGTGGTGCTGGATCTGCTCACCACGGACCTCGACCTTCGGGCCTGGGTGCTCTCACCCACGGGCCGACAGATCGCCGGAGCCGGCGAACCGCTGGCGCCGGGCGTCTGCGCCACACTCGCGAGTGAGCACCTCGCAGCGGTCCGGACCGGCCGCAGGGGCCCGCACCGGATCTCCATCCAGGGTATTACCTACTCGCTGTTCCCGATCAGGGGACACGGCCGCGGCGCCGCGGCCGGGCCCGCCTCGCGGGACGTCCGCGAGAGCGTGCTGTCGGACTGGCTGCTGGCCGTCGAGGCGGACGCGGGCGACTGGCCGGCCGAGCGGCTCGACCTGCTCCAGGGCGTCACCCAGCTGATCGCCGTCGAGCGGGACCGGCGCGACGCGGCCCGTACGGTGCGCCGCCGGCTCGCGCAGGAGGTGCTGGAACTGGTCCAGACGGGCGCCCCGCCCGCCGAGATCGCCGCGCGCCTGCGGGTGGCCGCCCCGGTACTGCTGCCCGGACTGGGCGCCGCCCCGCACTGGCAGGTCGTCGTCGCCCGGGTGGACTGGGAGGGCGGGGACATCCCCGGCGGCCCGGTGGCCCAGTCGCTGCTGGAGGAGATCCTGGTCGACCCGTCGATGTCGGGCCCGGAGCCCTCCGACCGGATCGCGGTGGCCCACGCGGGTGACGAGGCCATCGCCCTCGTCCCGCTGCCGTCGCTGCTGGGCGACGCCGGGGAGGACAAGGGCCCGGACGCCGCCCTGCACGCCGACGCGCTGCTCGCGTCCGTGCGGGAGCCGCTCGCCGCCGGGCTGGCCGACGACGGCCGGATCACGCTGGGGGTCAGCGCCGCCGTGCACTCGGCGGAGGGGCTGCGCGGGGCCCTGGAGGAGGCCCGGCACGCCCGCCGGGTCGCGGCGGCCCGGCCGGGCCGGGTGTGCGCCGCCGGCCACCACGAGCTGGCCTCGCACGTGCTGCTGCTGCCGTTCGTGCCGGACGACGTGCGCCGGGCCTTCACCGCCCGACTGCTGGACCCGCTGCGGGACTACGACCGCCGCCACCGGGCGGAGCTCATCCCGACCCTGGAGGCGTTCTTGGACTGCGACGGTTCCTGGACGCGGTGCGCGACGCGGCTGCACCTGCATGTCAACACGCTGCGCTACCGGGTCGGGCGAATCGAGCAGTTGACGGGTCGGGACCTGTCGCGGCTGGAGGACAAGCTCGACTTCTTCCTCGCACTGCGGATGAGCTGA